A single Thermocrinis jamiesonii DNA region contains:
- a CDS encoding D-sedoheptulose 7-phosphate isomerase yields MIDLVINSFRESADVKLAFVETYAERLLEVGKIIANALKDGNKVLLFGNGGSAADAQHIAAEIVGRFKKERKALPAIALTTDTSILTAVGNDYGFETIFERQIEALCMPGDIAIGITTSGNSENVIRGLKKAHDLGATTIALTGRDGGKVVDIAHYSFIVPSYDTARIQECHITIGHVLCEIIEHLL; encoded by the coding sequence ATGATTGATTTGGTGATAAATTCCTTTAGGGAAAGCGCGGATGTAAAGCTTGCCTTTGTGGAAACTTACGCAGAAAGGCTTTTGGAGGTGGGGAAAATAATAGCCAATGCACTAAAAGATGGAAACAAGGTCCTACTTTTTGGAAACGGTGGAAGTGCAGCAGATGCCCAACACATAGCAGCAGAGATCGTGGGAAGGTTCAAGAAAGAGAGAAAGGCATTGCCAGCCATTGCCCTAACAACCGATACTTCTATACTTACTGCAGTTGGAAACGATTACGGCTTTGAAACGATCTTTGAAAGACAAATAGAAGCCCTCTGCATGCCCGGAGACATAGCCATAGGCATAACCACCTCCGGCAACTCAGAGAATGTCATAAGAGGATTAAAAAAAGCCCACGACCTTGGTGCAACCACCATAGCTCTAACTGGAAGAGACGGGGGAAAGGTAGTGGATATTGCCCATTACTCTTTTATAGTCCCATCTTACGATACCGCAAGAATACAGGAGTGCCACATAACCATTGGACACGTACTTTGTGAAATAATAGAGCATCTTTTATGA
- a CDS encoding NAD(+)/NADH kinase, translated as MKVLLFVKNSPNALDTAESVQKFLEDKGIGVKIFINEPGKVPEEGDYKLTIVIGGDGTFLAGARFSAVKGIPILGINEGKFGFLTEVDRDECFSIIQEILEGKLKPQKRMMISAFVEDKLIGHYLNDVVLSKLSLARMVEVSAFVDGEFMVRVYGDGILLSTPTGSTAYALSAGGPIVHPSLETILFVPICPHTLSNRPVLIPPTSEISLVSSSPTFLTLDGQEGMEIEPKKKITVKKSPYYCVLYTHPRRSFFHILREKLRWGR; from the coding sequence ATGAAAGTGCTTTTGTTTGTAAAAAACTCTCCCAATGCCTTAGATACGGCGGAAAGTGTTCAGAAGTTTTTAGAAGACAAAGGTATTGGAGTAAAGATCTTCATCAACGAGCCGGGGAAAGTTCCAGAAGAAGGAGACTACAAGCTAACCATAGTGATAGGAGGGGATGGTACCTTTTTGGCTGGAGCAAGGTTTTCTGCAGTCAAAGGCATACCAATTTTGGGCATCAATGAAGGTAAGTTCGGTTTTCTGACAGAGGTTGATAGGGACGAATGCTTTAGTATTATTCAGGAAATTTTGGAAGGAAAGCTAAAACCTCAAAAAAGGATGATGATCTCCGCCTTTGTAGAAGATAAGTTAATAGGGCACTATCTTAACGATGTGGTCCTTTCTAAGCTCAGTTTGGCAAGAATGGTGGAGGTGTCTGCCTTTGTAGATGGTGAATTTATGGTAAGGGTTTACGGAGATGGTATTTTGCTTTCCACACCAACGGGCTCCACAGCCTACGCACTGTCCGCAGGGGGTCCCATAGTCCATCCCTCTTTGGAAACAATACTCTTTGTTCCCATATGTCCTCACACTCTGTCCAACAGACCCGTGTTAATCCCACCCACTTCAGAAATAAGCCTTGTTTCCAGCTCTCCTACCTTTTTGACCCTTGATGGACAGGAGGGGATGGAAATAGAACCAAAAAAGAAAATAACGGTTAAAAAATCACCCTACTATTGCGTTCTATACACCCATCCCAGAAGAAGCTTTTTCCACATTCTCAGGGAAAAGCTCAGGTGGGGAAGATAA
- a CDS encoding PHP domain-containing protein, whose protein sequence is MIEFVLLLILVSVLYILAVFLFPFRWIKAKHVNDLPDKIPNLFVYSYQAHIHTQFSYDSLGKPEDVFSAMEKENIDFALITDHDNDNFKHFCNNKTVAGVERKINSKDGILGDLLEIDKLRIIAHPFKEKYRWKLNKEGYFLEIIDLKDALLEDKKKLFFFLPAVMLLYPFIKEKSLELLKKVINVESYAVRYIQEGWNNPILGGLDHHTKIYIREVGKRILFPSYSQSFYLMRNFLITNKPVNSATELLDAITSGLNLISFHRKVFLTYKDRANVRVLSPYENFLVLHITDKSKSYYQGCNLQLPIEEGRNIYVGFLYSFKLKNFYFGIKPALLFVLSSPPELFPENVEKASSGMGV, encoded by the coding sequence GTGATAGAGTTTGTTCTTTTACTTATCCTTGTCTCTGTGCTTTACATTCTGGCAGTTTTTCTTTTTCCTTTTAGATGGATAAAGGCTAAACATGTAAATGACCTGCCTGATAAAATTCCCAACCTTTTTGTGTATTCCTACCAAGCTCACATTCACACCCAGTTTTCCTACGATTCTTTGGGAAAACCGGAAGATGTTTTTTCTGCCATGGAAAAGGAAAATATAGACTTTGCCCTTATAACAGATCATGACAATGACAACTTCAAACATTTTTGCAACAACAAAACCGTTGCTGGAGTGGAGAGAAAAATAAACAGTAAAGATGGCATATTGGGAGATCTCTTAGAAATTGATAAGCTCAGAATCATAGCCCATCCCTTTAAGGAAAAATACAGGTGGAAACTTAACAAAGAAGGTTATTTTTTGGAAATAATAGACCTAAAAGACGCCCTTCTTGAAGACAAAAAGAAGCTGTTTTTCTTCCTGCCTGCGGTGATGCTTCTGTATCCCTTTATCAAAGAGAAGTCCCTTGAACTTTTAAAGAAGGTTATAAATGTAGAAAGCTATGCTGTAAGATACATCCAAGAAGGCTGGAACAATCCCATCTTGGGAGGACTGGACCACCACACCAAGATCTACATAAGGGAAGTAGGCAAAAGAATTCTTTTCCCCTCTTATTCTCAGTCTTTTTATCTTATGAGAAATTTCTTGATAACCAATAAGCCTGTAAATTCAGCCACTGAACTTTTGGACGCCATTACATCTGGTTTAAATCTGATTTCTTTTCACCGAAAGGTATTCTTAACTTACAAAGATAGAGCCAATGTCAGGGTTCTCTCTCCTTACGAAAACTTTTTGGTCCTACACATTACAGATAAGTCAAAAAGTTACTACCAAGGGTGCAATCTACAATTACCGATTGAAGAGGGTAGGAATATATACGTAGGTTTTCTTTATTCTTTCAAGCTCAAAAACTTTTACTTTGGAATAAAACCAGCTTTGCTTTTTGTTTTATCTTCCCCACCTGAGCTTTTCCCTGAGAATGTGGAAAAAGCTTCTTCTGGGATGGGTGTATAG
- the trpS gene encoding tryptophan--tRNA ligase has translation MKVLSGMRPTGKLHLGHYFGVIKNWVELQEKHETFYMIADWHALTTAYKNTEQIKENIEQVMIDWIALGLDPNKSTLFIQSEVKEELELFLIFSMITPKSWLEWNPTYKDMKLNLLRISDLELSFKGGLRDLVKEFLAKVPYKIVDFEAFEEVILDTLSDSFIRAVFEGLLEPEILNRLNVSKRDFYDTDTYGFLGYPVLQAVDILIYKAEAVPVGEDQLPHIELSREIARRFNQLYGEVFPEPKALLTETPRLLGTDGRKMSKSYNNAIFFADGKEEVRQKVMKFFTDPQKLRKGDPGRPHICPVFFYHRLFTNSEKTQQIEVDCMSGTLGCVDCKKIMFESLESFLEPIREKRLEVEKSIKDIKEVFMEGSQRARQIARQTLEEVKEKMKL, from the coding sequence ATGAAAGTGCTTAGTGGTATGAGACCCACAGGCAAACTTCACTTGGGTCATTACTTTGGGGTTATCAAAAACTGGGTGGAACTTCAGGAAAAACATGAAACCTTTTACATGATAGCAGACTGGCACGCGCTGACCACAGCTTACAAAAACACGGAGCAGATAAAGGAAAACATAGAACAGGTAATGATAGATTGGATAGCACTTGGTTTGGACCCAAACAAAAGCACACTCTTTATACAATCTGAAGTAAAAGAAGAGTTAGAACTTTTTCTCATCTTTTCTATGATCACGCCAAAAAGCTGGCTTGAGTGGAACCCAACATACAAAGATATGAAGCTAAACCTTCTGAGGATTTCAGACTTAGAGCTTAGTTTTAAAGGGGGATTGAGAGACTTAGTTAAAGAGTTTCTTGCCAAGGTTCCTTACAAGATAGTTGATTTTGAAGCTTTTGAAGAGGTAATCTTGGATACCTTATCCGATAGCTTCATAAGGGCAGTCTTTGAGGGCTTGTTGGAGCCTGAAATATTAAACAGGTTAAATGTTTCAAAGAGAGACTTTTATGACACAGACACTTATGGCTTTTTGGGTTATCCAGTTTTGCAGGCGGTGGATATTCTGATATACAAGGCTGAGGCTGTGCCGGTGGGAGAGGATCAGCTTCCGCACATAGAGCTAAGTAGAGAAATTGCCCGAAGGTTCAATCAACTTTACGGAGAAGTTTTTCCAGAACCAAAAGCATTACTAACAGAAACTCCAAGGCTTTTGGGAACAGACGGAAGAAAGATGAGTAAGTCTTACAACAACGCCATATTTTTTGCAGATGGAAAAGAAGAGGTCAGGCAGAAGGTTATGAAGTTTTTCACAGATCCCCAAAAGCTCAGAAAAGGAGATCCCGGAAGACCCCACATATGCCCAGTTTTCTTTTACCATCGCCTATTTACCAACAGTGAAAAAACCCAACAGATAGAGGTTGATTGCATGAGCGGAACCTTAGGCTGTGTAGATTGTAAAAAGATCATGTTTGAAAGTTTGGAAAGTTTTTTGGAACCCATAAGAGAGAAAAGACTGGAGGTGGAAAAATCCATTAAAGATATTAAGGAAGTGTTTATGGAAGGTTCCCAAAGAGCTAGGCAGATCGCAAGACAAACCTTAGAGGAAGTTAAAGAAAAGATGAAGCTGTGA
- a CDS encoding S41 family peptidase: MSLPLLLLILLVFSSYAQEYCPKEETLAKLKDYIARYYLWKHKIGELPEWKDESEAIAFLRSKGDRWTTITKLEDDRNWYSEAKMFGIGIRWDEDGTIVKVFENSPAQRIGLKPGDIIYSINGETDKSKWSIIIRNTPADIPIRLVIIKNGMFVEVEIFKDYFTVNPIEERRIIMLGNKKLGYVHLVNFTNPAVKGFADALWYFQEEGIDALIINLSNNSGGLISVAKAIADMLISGEGVMFYLEGSGNGISVYEFKKEKMLDKPIFVIVNKNTASAAELLASLLKRYAGAIVAGEPTVGKYVGSNMYFLNNCGLVLRLITFAMKLPDGSFVVGEKGLEPDCRAEKGNLEKALDCFKSVIAPESLSASP, translated from the coding sequence ATGAGCCTACCTCTTTTGCTGTTAATACTCCTGGTCTTCTCTTCTTACGCCCAGGAGTACTGCCCAAAGGAGGAGACTCTTGCTAAGCTCAAGGATTATATCGCTCGCTACTATCTATGGAAGCACAAAATAGGGGAACTCCCGGAGTGGAAAGACGAATCAGAAGCTATAGCCTTCCTGCGATCAAAGGGGGATAGATGGACTACTATAACTAAGTTGGAAGACGACAGAAATTGGTATTCTGAGGCAAAAATGTTTGGCATAGGCATCAGGTGGGATGAGGATGGCACCATAGTTAAGGTGTTTGAAAATTCTCCAGCCCAAAGGATTGGACTAAAACCAGGAGACATAATCTACTCAATAAACGGAGAAACTGATAAAAGTAAATGGAGTATTATCATTAGAAACACACCTGCAGATATTCCCATTAGGTTGGTAATAATCAAAAACGGCATGTTTGTGGAGGTGGAAATTTTTAAAGACTACTTTACTGTAAACCCCATTGAAGAAAGACGAATAATAATGCTGGGAAACAAAAAGTTAGGTTATGTCCATCTTGTGAATTTTACCAATCCTGCGGTAAAGGGTTTTGCAGATGCCTTGTGGTATTTTCAAGAAGAAGGCATTGATGCCCTGATAATTAACCTAAGCAACAACAGTGGAGGGCTTATATCGGTAGCAAAGGCTATAGCGGACATGCTCATAAGTGGGGAAGGCGTAATGTTCTACTTGGAAGGTTCGGGAAACGGTATAAGTGTTTATGAGTTTAAAAAAGAAAAAATGCTTGATAAACCTATTTTTGTTATAGTAAACAAAAACACAGCTTCAGCTGCTGAGCTTTTGGCAAGTTTGCTGAAAAGATACGCAGGCGCAATAGTTGCAGGAGAACCAACAGTTGGAAAATATGTTGGAAGCAACATGTATTTCTTGAACAACTGTGGTTTAGTTTTGAGGTTAATCACCTTTGCAATGAAACTTCCAGATGGTAGTTTTGTGGTAGGAGAAAAGGGCTTGGAACCAGACTGTAGAGCAGAAAAAGGTAATTTAGAAAAGGCGTTGGATTGTTTTAAGAGTGTGATCGCTCCAGAATCTCTTTCAGCCTCTCCCTAA
- a CDS encoding AAA family ATPase → MLLVLVGLSGSGKSFVANILHKEFGFEWIRSDQIRKEMAGLEPTKKVKVGFSEGIYAEDWTKKVYERMLEIAEEKLMQGKSVVLDATFLKKWQRDMVLKKFPKAVFVWITADEEEIIKRLNSREDISDADVEIYLRQKEVFEPPEEAFILDTTKNSGYIRERLKEILERSHS, encoded by the coding sequence ATGTTGTTAGTATTAGTTGGACTGTCTGGAAGCGGAAAGTCCTTTGTAGCAAACATTCTGCATAAGGAATTTGGATTTGAGTGGATAAGGAGTGACCAAATAAGAAAAGAAATGGCTGGTTTGGAGCCCACTAAAAAGGTAAAAGTAGGTTTTTCGGAAGGTATTTATGCGGAGGATTGGACAAAGAAGGTCTATGAGCGCATGCTGGAGATTGCTGAAGAAAAATTAATGCAGGGTAAAAGCGTGGTTTTGGATGCTACCTTTCTTAAAAAATGGCAAAGGGACATGGTATTAAAAAAGTTTCCCAAGGCGGTGTTTGTTTGGATAACCGCCGACGAAGAAGAAATAATAAAAAGACTGAACTCAAGGGAAGACATATCTGATGCGGATGTTGAAATATACCTAAGACAGAAAGAAGTTTTTGAACCACCAGAGGAAGCCTTCATACTGGATACTACGAAAAACTCCGGCTATATTAGGGAGAGGCTGAAAGAGATTCTGGAGCGATCACACTCTTAA
- a CDS encoding DsbC family protein — protein MRLWLLFFALISVVFSQDLYSEFIKEQVRQIPLSKAIVFGKGKVELITFMNPDCMHCRKEWQELKKYPDRLKVYVFLLPFPSFPESRAKSDYIACSKNKIKALDEVLSGKMDGKPLNVPKCPLVDEHLEIAKALNINATPYNIILKDYKIIEGYNPRMLEIMGIKR, from the coding sequence ATGAGACTCTGGCTTTTATTTTTTGCTTTAATTTCCGTTGTTTTCTCTCAAGACCTATACAGTGAGTTCATCAAAGAACAGGTAAGACAAATACCTTTAAGCAAAGCCATAGTGTTTGGAAAAGGAAAGGTAGAACTTATTACATTTATGAACCCAGACTGTATGCACTGCAGGAAAGAGTGGCAGGAGCTAAAAAAGTATCCGGACAGGCTAAAAGTCTATGTATTTCTCCTTCCCTTTCCCAGCTTTCCGGAGAGCCGGGCAAAATCTGACTATATAGCGTGCTCAAAGAACAAGATAAAGGCTTTGGATGAAGTGCTTTCTGGAAAGATGGATGGAAAACCTTTAAACGTCCCCAAATGTCCTCTCGTAGATGAGCACTTAGAGATAGCAAAAGCATTGAACATAAATGCTACTCCTTACAACATAATCCTAAAAGACTACAAAATCATAGAAGGCTACAATCCAAGAATGCTTGAAATAATGGGTATAAAGAGGTGA